The genomic stretch GCGGCGATGGAAAAATATTTGTTTCATCCATTGATAATGCTATTCGTATTCGTACTGGTGAATCTGGCATTGATGCTCTTTAATATTTACAAAATTTTACTTTTTCTATCTACCTCAGTCCAATAAGGAAATTGCATATGACAACCGTATCAAACATACTTAAACAGATTGCAGATAATGACATACGCTTTGTCGATTTACGTTTCACCGACCCGTGGAGTAAATTACATCACGTCACAATAGATGTTACCGCAATCACTGAAGATACATTCACCGATGGTGTTATGTTTGATGGTTCTTCAATTGCTGGATGGAAAACAATTAATGAATCCGATATGGTATTGATGCCAGATCCAGAAACAACTCATATGGATCCCTTTTTTGCTCAGTCTACTTTAGTCATACTTTGTGACGTACTCGATCCTGTTTCCGGAGAATTGTATAGTAGAGATCCGCGTTCTATTGCAAAAAGAGCAGAAGCTTATATGAAATCTTTAGGTATAGGTGATACAGTTAATATAGGTCCAGAAGCAGAATTTTTTATTTTTGACGACGTACGTTATAAAAATGATCCATATAATACAGGCTTTAAGCTTGATTCAAGTGAACTTCCATCAAATGATGATACTGAATATGAAATGGGCAATCTTGGGCATCGACCACGTATGAAATGTGGTTATTTTCCAGTTCCTCCTATCGACTCTTGTCAAGACATGCGTTCTGAAATGCTTACTGCACTAAAAGACATGGGTGTAAGTGTTGAAAAACATCATCATGAAGTAGCTGCAGCTCAACACGAATTGGGTATTCGATACGATACATTAGTTCGACAAGCTGATAAAGTGCAAATTTTTAAATATGCTGTGCATCAAATTGCAAACAGTTATGGTAAAACAGCGACTTTCATGCCAAAGCCAATTTTTGGTGATAATGGTTCAGGCATGCATGTTCATATATCAATTTGGAAAGATGGAAAACCAACCTTTGCAGGAAATGAATATGCCGGATTATCAGAAACCTGCTTATTTTTTATCGGTGGTATCATTAAACATGCAAAAGCAATCAACGCTTTCACAAACCCATCTACTAATTCCTATAAGCGTTTAGTTCCTGGGTTTGAAGCACCTGTTCTTCTTGCCTATTCTGCACGCAATCGTTCGGCGTCTTGTCGTATTCCATTCAGCTCTTCACCAAATTCAAAACGCGTGGAAATCCGTTTCCCAGATCTAACAGCAAATCCATATCTAGCGTTTGCAGCACTCTTAATGGCTGGTCTTGACGGTATTAAAAACAAAATTCATCCTGGACAAGCTATGGATAAAGATCTTTATGACCTGCCCCCTAAAGAACTTAAAGACATTCCTACAGTCTCAGGTAGCTTACGTGAAGCACTTGAAGCTCTTGATAAAGATCGCAGCTTTCTTAAAGCAGGAGATGTCTTTGATGACGACCAAATCAATTCTTTCATTGAATTGAAAATGCAAGAAGTTTTGCGTTATGAAATGACTCCACATCCTATTGAATTTGATATGTATTATTCTGTTTAAAGAATAAATCATACTGCTTAATCTAAAAATGGAGGTTGAAGCCTCCATTTTTTGTGATGTTTTTTCTAAAGAGCATGAACCACCCTTTTACTAAGATATTTTTCCTTTATAAAAGAGATTGAATCCTTTCGAATCAATAATCAAGGTTTCTAATGTTGCAGATTTATCGATCTTTTTTTATTCTTTTATGCTTTGTTTCTATTATATCAACAGTGCAAGCTAATGGAGTAACCAATGAAGAATTGATAAATCTACAAAAGGAAATTTCTATTTATAATAAAGCACTTAAAGAAATTGATTCAAATGCTATCTTAAATGCTATTCCTCCCCAAATTATCGAGAGTTTAACGACTAAAAAGAATATCAATAAAGCACAATTTCAACAAATAATAAAAAATCAAATAGAACAGCTAGCGAAAAATTATAAAATTGAGAATATAAAAATCGACCAAACGCAAAAACGTGAAGGAAAACTCGATAATGGCATTCCTTATTTTATTATGCCTTTAGAAATTGCAATTATAATAAATAATGGAAAAAAATTTTATATTAAAAGTGAAATTATTGCCCTTCTCGAAAATAATCAGTGGTATTTTATTCGCGGCAATGACAACACAGCTTTAAATATAACTAATGAAGCTTTCCCCGGACTTGAAAAAATAAAAATCAATTCAACAAAAATTATAAAAATATCGTAATTGAAAATTTCATGTTTATGTATGAACAGAAGAAAATTCCACTTATGCACAGGCAGTAATGATTGTAGCCGCTGCATTAAATTCGGCCTTTTTGTAAGTTCGCCGCATCACCGCTTCCTCATCAATACCCCATTGTTTCTTCGTCCAGTTCTCATCTAAATGAGCAATATCCCAAGCATTATCCAAATTAATTCTCTTTTCAGCTACAGCAAAAGCAATAAGGGCAGAGCCCGTTAAAGTAGTCATTGCATGAAGTGCAGCAAGTATATAAGGGGATTCTATTTTGCGTAAATAATTACTCACCGCTTGAATAGCTTCCCATGGTTGTTCAATATGCATAAGTCCTGCTGCTATATTAAAACGTGCACCAAGTTTTTCTTCTGCCCAATCAAGTAAAAAATCCCATTGTTTACATTGTTGTTCTACAAGTTCTTTTGGTGTTTGTGCACGATAAAAAATCATATCACATGCAACAAAACGCAATAAATCTTCAAAAATAATTTGCATATTGTCGGCTATACCATCAACAACAGTGTTAACAAGACGTGTAATTGGCATTTTTCCTGGATCAATGTTCTTTTCCTGCACAGTGAATTCTTGTGCTACTAATGAAGCGAGTGCTTCTGTTGGTATGAGAAGACAGCGCTTTGCAGGTGTTTTTACGGAAGCCCCATCTAATAATATGGAAAAACCTTCCTCTCTATGTGCAATACTTACTTCTTTATAAAATCGTTTAGTCAATGGTTGACACGAAAGCTTTTGTACTGTGTAGACAGGATTATCCTCATTTAACGGTATATTAAAATCATCTAAAATTTTACGCATATTATTCTACTTCTAATATCTTAATTAATCTTCTGAATTTTCTAGAATAGAATCCATACACTTTTCGTACATTAGATATCATTTGATAAGCTTAAGAAAAACTAATTGTACTCATTTTAATTGATTTCGCTATCGATATCTAAGATTAAACTCTTAACGTAGTAATTCCTTTACTTGCATAGCAATCTCTACACGAGACTCAAAAGAATTATAAAGGGATGATTAAGAAGATAACTATTAACCGTTTGCATTACAAACAAAATAATTAAATAATGAAACTGATATACCTAATTGAAAATACAGCATAATTTTCCGACCATCACATCAAAAAATAGGATATCCAGCTATTGAATTAAAATTGCTAAATCTTCATTCTTAAATGAAGTAAAACTTTAAATATTATTTTATTACAGATTAAAAACAATACCCGCTTATAAGTTCAAATCATTTCTTATATTTCACTATCGACAGTTTATAATATAAAATTGTTATCGTCTTTTACTAAATAAAACTCCAGTGATATTTTTCTCATAACTTGGTAATTGATAATTAAATTCCTCACAAATTCCTTTTTGTAATGGCAAGTAATTAAACACTTCTAATAAACTTGCGTTACTACAATTAATAAAATTAAGCTGAATTTTTCTTATTACTCTGTATCACCATCGTCTTCATTAAAAGCCAAAAGATTAAAACTTTGTACCATATGAGGCGGTAAAGGAGCTATAATATCTAATATGCCTCCTGAGGGATGAGGAATACGAATACGGCGTGCATGAAGATGAAGGCGATTTTGAATACCGCCAGGTAATTCCCAATTATTGTCAGAAAAAAAATATTTTGAATCGCCAATAATTGGATGATTCATATAAGCTGCGTGAACACGTAGCTGATGTGTTCTACCGGTATAAGGCTCCATTTCTAACCAAGATAGAACCCGTCCTCGCGTATCTAAAACACGATAGTAAGAAACTGCGTGATTAGAATCTGATTCTCCATGTTCACAAACACGCATTTTATCGCCCTGTGCAGTTATTTCTTTTACCATCCATGTTGAAATTTTATCTTGCTTTTTTTTAGGCACTCCCCGCACCAATGCC from Bartonella sp. WD16.2 encodes the following:
- the glnA gene encoding type I glutamate--ammonia ligase; its protein translation is MTTVSNILKQIADNDIRFVDLRFTDPWSKLHHVTIDVTAITEDTFTDGVMFDGSSIAGWKTINESDMVLMPDPETTHMDPFFAQSTLVILCDVLDPVSGELYSRDPRSIAKRAEAYMKSLGIGDTVNIGPEAEFFIFDDVRYKNDPYNTGFKLDSSELPSNDDTEYEMGNLGHRPRMKCGYFPVPPIDSCQDMRSEMLTALKDMGVSVEKHHHEVAAAQHELGIRYDTLVRQADKVQIFKYAVHQIANSYGKTATFMPKPIFGDNGSGMHVHISIWKDGKPTFAGNEYAGLSETCLFFIGGIIKHAKAINAFTNPSTNSYKRLVPGFEAPVLLAYSARNRSASCRIPFSSSPNSKRVEIRFPDLTANPYLAFAALLMAGLDGIKNKIHPGQAMDKDLYDLPPKELKDIPTVSGSLREALEALDKDRSFLKAGDVFDDDQINSFIELKMQEVLRYEMTPHPIEFDMYYSV
- a CDS encoding ATP12 family chaperone protein; the encoded protein is MRKILDDFNIPLNEDNPVYTVQKLSCQPLTKRFYKEVSIAHREEGFSILLDGASVKTPAKRCLLIPTEALASLVAQEFTVQEKNIDPGKMPITRLVNTVVDGIADNMQIIFEDLLRFVACDMIFYRAQTPKELVEQQCKQWDFLLDWAEEKLGARFNIAAGLMHIEQPWEAIQAVSNYLRKIESPYILAALHAMTTLTGSALIAFAVAEKRINLDNAWDIAHLDENWTKKQWGIDEEAVMRRTYKKAEFNAAATIITACA